GGGCCGACGTGGGCCCGTTATCGCGACGATGCCAACGACACCATGGTCAACAGTGACGACGTGCTGTTGCTGCGTCCGGCGCGACCTGATTCGGCGCTTGCCAGCAGCGGGCCGCGTCCGGCGCAGGGCGGTGCGACTGACGTCGAAAAGGGTTTGCTCGAAGCCGGCATCTGTTACCTCGATGACCCCGCCGACAGCAGCTTCGTCGCCCGCTTCGAACAGCACCTGGCGCCGCGGTTGCGCGCAGCCGGCGCCGAACTGATCGGCGTCTATGTCACCGAGTCCGCGCCCAATACTTTCCCGCGCCTGCCGGTGCGCGAGGGCGAGCCGGTGCTGGTGTGGTTCGCGCGCTTCACCGATGTCGATGCCCATCATCGCTACGAGTCGGCGTTGCTTGCCGATGGACTATGGAACACTGCGGTCGCGCAGGCCCTGCTCGATGGCCTCAGGCAACCGCCGCAGCGACTGCGGCTGGCGCCAACCCGGCGCTCGGAGCTGCGCATATGAGACGCACGACAACGATCGGGCCGTTGTTATCGCTAACGCTCATTGAGCCGGAGGCGCGGGCGGGCGATCATGCCGCATGCGCCGCGCCGACCGCCTCTTCCTGCTGATCCATGCCCTGCGTGGACGCCGTTCCGCCATCACTGCACAACGACTGGCCGAGACCCTGGCCGTGTCGTTGCGCACGGTCTACCGCGACGTTGCCGACCTGCAGCGTTCCGGCGTGCCGATCGAAGGCGAGGCAGGCGTCGGCTACATGTTGCGCAAGGGTTCGGACATCCCGCCGCTGATGTTCACCGCCGACGAACTCGAAGCCCTGGTGGTCGGTACGCGTTTCGTCCGCGCCTTCGGTGGCGTGCGACTGGGACGCGAAGCGGCCGCGGCGCTGCTGAAGATCGAGGCCGTGTTGCCACCGGAGTTGCGCGAGCGAAGTGAACGTACGCGCATATTCGCGCCCGAAGTCGATCGGCTGGAGAACAGCGGGTTGATCGACGACCTGCATGCGGCCGTGACCAGCGCACAGGTGCTGCGCATGCGCTACCGCGACAACGACGCGCGTGCCAGCGAGCGCGAGATCGAACCGCTGTGCCTGGCATTCTGGGGCGGCAGCTGGACGCTTGGGGCGTGGTGCCGCCTGCGTGCGGACTTCCGCAACTTCCGGCCGGACCGGATCGTTAACTACTCGCCCACCGGGGAGACGTTCGTCGAGAGTCGCGAGCGTGGGCTGGCGGCGTATCTGCGGGCGGCGAATCCGCAGAAGTAGTTCGCGCGCATGCCATGGCGCATGTCCGGCTACGCCACCCGCATGTCGCCCGTGTCGATGAAGCGCTGATGCCACGACAGCGCCTCGTTCAGCAGGTGCGGCGTGTGCTTGCCATAGCTCTCGCGACGCGCGCGGTCGAAGTAGTCCTGCAGCATCGGCCGATAGGTCGGGTGCGCGCACGAATCGATGACGCGCTGCGCGCGCTGCTTGGGCGCCAGGCCGCGCAGGTCGGCCAGACCCTGTTCGGTGACCACCACCATCACGTCGTGTTCGGTGTGGTCGACGTGGCTGGCCATCGGCACGATGGACGAGATGCGCCCGCCCTTGGCCGTGCTCGGCGACATGAACACCGACAGATAGGCATTGCGCGCGAAGTCGCCGCTGCCGCCGATGCCGTTCATGATCCGCGTGCCTGCAACATGTGTGGAATTGACGTTGCCGTAGAGGTCGGCCTCGATCATGCCGTTCATGGCGATGCAGCCCAGGCGCCGCACCAGCTCGGGATGGTTGGAGATTTCCTGCGTGCGCAGCACGATCCGCTGGCGGTACTCGTCGACATGGGCGAGGAACTCGTCGATCCCCGCCGGGCTCAGCGAGAACGACGTCGCCGACGCCATCCGCACCACGCCCTGCTTGAGCAGCTCGAGCATGCCGTCCTGGATCACTTCGGTGAACGCGGTGAGGTCGCGGTAGCCGGCCTGGGCGAGGCCGGTCAGCACCGCGTTGGCAATGTTGCCGACGCCGGACTGCAGCGGCAGCAGCTTCGGTGTCAGCCGACCGCGGCGGACCTCGTGGGCATAGAAGTCCAGCAAGTGCGCGGCGATCTGCTTGGAATCGGCATCGGGCGGCGTGAACGGTGAATTGCGATCGGGTGCGTCGGTCTCGACGATGGCGATGATCTTGTCCGGGTCGCAGCGCAGGTACGGTTCGCCGATGCGATCGTCGGGATGCAGCAACGGGATGGGTTTGCGGTCGGGCGGCAGCGCGGTGCCGTAGTAGACGTCGTGCATGCCTTCGAGCGCCGCCGGCTGCCAGCGGTTGACCTCGAGGATCACCTTGTCGGCCTGGTCGAGCCAGGTCTTGTTGTTGCCGACCGACGACGACGGCACCAGGCGTCCGTCTTCGGTGATCGCGGTGACCTCGATCACGGCCACGTCGACCGCGCCGTAGAAACCGAACCAGGTGTACTGGGCGACGTGGCTGAGATGCAGGTCGATGTAGTCCAGCTCGCCGGCGTTGATGCGCTCGCGCAGCGTCGGGTCGGACTGGTACGGCAGGCGCAGCTCGATGCCCTGTGCGCGGGCGAGGACGCCGTCGAGCTCGGGCGCGGTCGAGGCCCCGGTCAGCACCTTGATGCGGAAGGCCTCGCCGGCGTTGTGCGCCTGTTGGATCTGCGCCGCCAACGCCTGCGGGACGGCCTTGGGATAGCCGGCGCCGGTGAAGCCGCTCATGGCGACGGTCATGCCGGGGCGGATCAGGGCGGCGGCCTGCTCGGCGCTCATGCGCCGGTCGCGCAGGCCGGGGTGGCGGATGCGGTCGCTCATGATGGAGATGCGGGGCGGGGGAAAAACCAGTCTAGTCCGCGCCCGTGGCGCCGATGTGTTGACGCCGGCCAGCCGCTTTGCCGCGAGCGGCCGCTCGTCGCAATCGTCCACCCTGGCTTACCCTTGCCGCGCAGACCCGCTGGAGTGACCCGATGCTCAACTCATTGCTGGCCATCGCGCTAGGCGCAACGCTCGGTTCGTGGGCGCGCTGGGGGCTGGGCGTCTGGCTGAACTCGCTGCACGGCAATGTTCCCATCGGCACGCTTGCAGCCAACCTCGGCGGCGGCTATTTGATTGGCCTGGCGGTGGCATGGTTCGGCGCCAGCCAGGGGGTGGCGCCGGAATGGCGGCTGTTCGTCATCACCGGCCTGCTCGGTGGGCTGACCACGTTCTCGACCTTTTCTGCCGAAACGGTGCACCTGCTGCAGCGCGAAGCCTATGGCTGGGCGCTGCTGACCATCGCGCTGCACCTGCTCGGGTCGCTGGCGATGACGGTGCTGGGGATCATGACGATGCGGTGGCTTCGCGGCGCCTGAGCAGGACCGGGTGGCACCGCCGCCAGCGCCGCCTGGAGCCCGCCAGCGAACCCTCCCCCGCATCTGGGGCGCCAGCGACGGGTTTCGTCGCGCCTGCGGCGCTTCCGTCGCAACCACCGCCCGGTCGCCGTGCACCGCCGCTATGCTCGGCCGCACAGAATCCCGACCCGACCGACGCCGCATGGCCACCAACCTCTACTTCATCGCCCGACTGATCGCCGCCTGGTTCCTGGCGTTCCTGGTGCTGGCGATCCTGATCGATGCGACGCCGCTGGGTCGGTTCGACGGTCTGCCGGTGACCTTCCTGTTCTTCGTCACGATCGGCTTCGTCGTCCTCGGTGCGGTGTCGCACCTGCGCCGGGTGCGGTTGATCGCCGGCCAGGTCGATGCGGTCACGCTGGGCAATCGCCAGCGCCGGCAGATCGAGATCCCGCTCGAAGCCGGGGAAGCATTCGACCTGCTCGACGCGGCCATCCGCGAACTGCCGCGCACCGAAGAGATCGAAAGCGTCCGCGACAGCCTGCAGATCCGCGCCAAGGTCAAGCGCCTGGAGCCCTACGGCCACTCGCCCTCGCGCTACGTCAATCCGCTGGTGCTGCTGGGCATTCCGCGCAACCAGATCCAGGCGACCGTGACGCCCGGCGAGGGCACCGGCAGCGTGACGCTGATCTGCGAGCCCGAGAGCGGTGCGTGGAGCGACTGGTTCCGCGTCGACGACGGCACCAACCTCGAGAACGCCGAGGCGATCACCCGCGCCGTCACGCGCCGGATCGCCGAACGCCGTCGCGGCGAGCGTGCCGCGGTGGCGCAGACGGTGACCGAGAAGGAACTGACCGTGGCCAAGCTGAGCCTGCTGCATGCGCAGGTCGAGCCGCATTTCCTCTACAACACCCTGGCCAGTGCGCAGTACCTCACCCGCACCGACCCGGCCCGCGCCGACGAGATGCTCGGGCACCTGATCCAGTACCTGCGCCATTCGCTGCCGCGCACCGACGATGCGCTGTCGACGCTGGGCGTCGAGCTGGAGAGATCGCGTGCCTACCTGGAGATCCTGAAGCTGCGCATGGGTCCGCGCCTGGCGCTGCAGATCGACGTCCCGGAAGACCTGCGCACGACGCCGCTGCCGCCGATGATGCTGCAGACGCTGGTGGAGAACGCCATCAAGCACGGGCTCGAGCCCAAGCCCGGCGGCGGCACCGTGTGGATCCTGGCGCGCAGCAACGATCGCGTGGTCTCGGTGACCGTGGCCGACGATGGCGATGGCTTCAACGCCGAAAGCACCGGCACCGGCATCGGCCTGAAGAACGTGCGTGAACGCCTGCGCCTGGTCTACGGCAATGCGGCAACACTGGCGATCGTGGCCAACTTCCCCAACGGCGTCGCCGCGACGATCACGGTGCCGATCGCCCCCGTGCAGGAGCCCGGCCATGGCTGAGCCACGGGTGATGAAAGCCGTCGTCGCCGAAGACGAGGAGCTGCTGCGCAACGCGCTGGTCGAACTGCTCGGCGAGGTCTGGCCGCAGTTGCAGATCGTGGCCGCGTGCGAGGACGGCGCCAGCGCGCTGGAAGCCATCGCCGAGCACCGCCCCGACGTCGCCTTCCTCGATATCCGCATGCCGGGCCTGACCGGGCTGGATGTCGCCGCTGCTGCCGCGCAGGCCAGTCCGGGGACGCAGGCGGTGTTCGTCACCGCTTACGACCAGTACGCGGTCGACGCGTTCGAACATGGCGCGATCGACTACCTGCTCAAGCCGGTCAGCCGCGAGCGGCTGGCGGCGACAGCGCAGCGGGTGCAGGCCCGTGCTGCTGCCGGCAGCGTCGATGCGGTCGCGCTGGCACAACTGGTCGCCACGCTCGACCTGGCGCCGCGCAACAGCGAGCCGCCGCTGACATGGATCACGGCCACCGCCGGTCGCGAGACGCGGTTGATCCTGGTCGACGACGTCGCCTACTTCCGCGCCGAGCACAAGTACACCGTGGTGATGACGGCCGAAGGTGAAGCGCTGATCCGCAAACCGATCCGCGAACTGCTGATCGCGCTCGACCCGGCCGTGTTCTGCCAGATCCACCGCTCCACCATCGTCAACCTCAAGGCGATCGCATCGATCGTTCGCGACGACAGCGGCAAGGGCGTGGTGCGCCTGCGCCAGCGTCCGGAAACCCTCACCGTCAGCCAGCCGTTCATGGCCCTGTTCAAACAGATGTAGCGGCCGCCCGCACAAAGCCCGCAAAAGCGGCGCCGCCCCGAATGTCATGCAGTACCCACGACGTGGCTCGATGCCGCGAAAGGATGCCCCATGCGCAACGTAATGGCTTTCGTCTACTTTCTCCTCGGCCTGGTCGGCGGGATCGGCGAGATCAGTGGGATCAGCGGGCTCGGCGCTACCGGCACCACGCTGGTCGCGCGCAGCACCGACAATGGCGTCGAGACGCTGCTGAGCAAGACCAGCATCGAAACCGGCAAGGTCCGCTTCGAGTGCATGCGCAGCGCCACCGGGCACTGCCACTACGCGCTGTTCACCGGCACGTGCACCACCTCGGCCGCTGGCGCGCACTGCGTGCATCGCCCGGCGGGCACGTTCGACGTGCAGGTCGGCCAGGTTCGCGACCGCAGCGATCTGCCTGCCGACTTCCGCCTCTGCGTCAGCCATCGCAGCGAAGCGGTGGACGCCGACTGCCGCCCAGCCGGCTGAGCGCGGCTCAGATCACCCGCAGCGTGATCGCCTTGAGCACTGCGCGCGTACGGTCGCGGGTGTCGAGCTTGTCGAGTATCACCGACACGTAGTTCTTGACCGTGCCTTCGGCCAGGAACATCGCCCGCGCGATCTCCTTGTTGGAATAGCCGCCAGCGAGCAGCCGCAGGATCGCGACTTCGCGCTCGGTGAAGTTCTCGCGCGGCGCTTCGCTGGCGTGGTACTGGTACCTCGCGCGCACCGGGTCGGTGCTGACCGGTTGCAGCAGCGTTTCGCCGGCGGCGAGGCGC
Above is a genomic segment from Lysobacter sp. S4-A87 containing:
- the crcB gene encoding fluoride efflux transporter CrcB, encoding MLNSLLAIALGATLGSWARWGLGVWLNSLHGNVPIGTLAANLGGGYLIGLAVAWFGASQGVAPEWRLFVITGLLGGLTTFSTFSAETVHLLQREAYGWALLTIALHLLGSLAMTVLGIMTMRWLRGA
- a CDS encoding acetyl-CoA hydrolase/transferase family protein, with product MSDRIRHPGLRDRRMSAEQAAALIRPGMTVAMSGFTGAGYPKAVPQALAAQIQQAHNAGEAFRIKVLTGASTAPELDGVLARAQGIELRLPYQSDPTLRERINAGELDYIDLHLSHVAQYTWFGFYGAVDVAVIEVTAITEDGRLVPSSSVGNNKTWLDQADKVILEVNRWQPAALEGMHDVYYGTALPPDRKPIPLLHPDDRIGEPYLRCDPDKIIAIVETDAPDRNSPFTPPDADSKQIAAHLLDFYAHEVRRGRLTPKLLPLQSGVGNIANAVLTGLAQAGYRDLTAFTEVIQDGMLELLKQGVVRMASATSFSLSPAGIDEFLAHVDEYRQRIVLRTQEISNHPELVRRLGCIAMNGMIEADLYGNVNSTHVAGTRIMNGIGGSGDFARNAYLSVFMSPSTAKGGRISSIVPMASHVDHTEHDVMVVVTEQGLADLRGLAPKQRAQRVIDSCAHPTYRPMLQDYFDRARRESYGKHTPHLLNEALSWHQRFIDTGDMRVA
- a CDS encoding LytTR family DNA-binding domain-containing protein; the protein is MAEPRVMKAVVAEDEELLRNALVELLGEVWPQLQIVAACEDGASALEAIAEHRPDVAFLDIRMPGLTGLDVAAAAAQASPGTQAVFVTAYDQYAVDAFEHGAIDYLLKPVSRERLAATAQRVQARAAAGSVDAVALAQLVATLDLAPRNSEPPLTWITATAGRETRLILVDDVAYFRAEHKYTVVMTAEGEALIRKPIRELLIALDPAVFCQIHRSTIVNLKAIASIVRDDSGKGVVRLRQRPETLTVSQPFMALFKQM
- a CDS encoding YafY family protein; protein product: MRRADRLFLLIHALRGRRSAITAQRLAETLAVSLRTVYRDVADLQRSGVPIEGEAGVGYMLRKGSDIPPLMFTADELEALVVGTRFVRAFGGVRLGREAAAALLKIEAVLPPELRERSERTRIFAPEVDRLENSGLIDDLHAAVTSAQVLRMRYRDNDARASEREIEPLCLAFWGGSWTLGAWCRLRADFRNFRPDRIVNYSPTGETFVESRERGLAAYLRAANPQK
- a CDS encoding histidine kinase, whose product is MATNLYFIARLIAAWFLAFLVLAILIDATPLGRFDGLPVTFLFFVTIGFVVLGAVSHLRRVRLIAGQVDAVTLGNRQRRQIEIPLEAGEAFDLLDAAIRELPRTEEIESVRDSLQIRAKVKRLEPYGHSPSRYVNPLVLLGIPRNQIQATVTPGEGTGSVTLICEPESGAWSDWFRVDDGTNLENAEAITRAVTRRIAERRRGERAAVAQTVTEKELTVAKLSLLHAQVEPHFLYNTLASAQYLTRTDPARADEMLGHLIQYLRHSLPRTDDALSTLGVELERSRAYLEILKLRMGPRLALQIDVPEDLRTTPLPPMMLQTLVENAIKHGLEPKPGGGTVWILARSNDRVVSVTVADDGDGFNAESTGTGIGLKNVRERLRLVYGNAATLAIVANFPNGVAATITVPIAPVQEPGHG